GGGGGGCTGGGGTGGGGCCAGCATGTTCTGGGATGGCTTGTCCGATGATGCATTCATATCCAGCACATCCAATAATTTTAATACAATTTCTAGAGGTGGATTGACCTCAACGACAGGCGGTATGCAAGCGGAAGGTTATGAGATCTCCTATCAAGCAATCGCAGCCTGTAATAAATTGATTGCCAATATAGACCGTATCACCAGCATGAGCCAGCAGGATCGGGATCGCTATAAAGCCGAAACCCGTTTCATTCGCGCGCATTATTATTTTTTACTGACCAATCTCTACGGTGATGTGCCACTGACACTTGAGCCCCTGGGTTTGGATGATGCCAGCGCTAGACTGGGAAGGACTGAAAAGAGCAAAGTTTTAGAAGCTGTTTTAGCAGATCTTGATTATGCCATTGAAAAGTTGCCAAATACCGCGTATAAAGGACATGCTGTCAGAGGTGCTGCACTCGGTTATAAAGCAAAAGTATTATTGACAAATAAAAAATGGGCTGAAGCTGCTGAAGTAGCAAAGATGGTGATGGATGAAAACAAATTTTCGATCTATCAAGGCGGCTATCGGGATTTATTTAGAAAACCTGGTCAAAATAGTAATCCTGAAATTATGTTTTCAGCGCGTTTTTTACCACCTAATATGTATAGCCCCGCAGATATGATGTACTCCTATTTAATGACGGTACAACCGCTGGGGTATCTGGTTGATTCTTATTATTGTATTGATGGCAAAGATATTAGTACTTCTGCCAAATATGACGCGAAAAATCCTTATGAAAATCGTGATCCCCGATTGAAGGCAACTATTATCTATCAGGGGGTATGGCGTGGAACGACAGCTTCCTCTGCCTTCGATCCTGTCGCGGCGGATGTTAAGGGGGGCTTCTTGCCCAGGAAATATATCAATGAAGCCAAATGGCCAACCAGCTACGCTACACAAAGTGATCAAGATTGGGTATTTCTTCGTTACGCGGATATTCTGCTGATGTATGCAGAAGCAAAAAACGAAAGTGCTGGACCTGAGCAAACAGCCGTCGATGCATTGAATCAGGTACGATCCCGTGCAGATGTGAAAATGCCTTTGCTGCAATTTAGTTCCGGATTGACAAAAGAAGAATTTCGCACTATTATCCGTCACGAGCGACGTGTTGAATTGGCGCTGGAAGGACAGCGTTACTTTGATCTAAAGCGGTGGGGACTTATAAAACAAGTCATGGATAAAACCAAAGATCCCGATGGTGCAATGCGCTTATTTGCTGAGCGGGATACCTTATGGCCTGTACCACAGTCCGAAGTAGATATTGCTAAAAGTTTGGGAAATGATAAATTTACGCAGACAAAAGGTTTCTAAAATATAACCATTATAGGCATGAAAACTAAAC
The window above is part of the Sphingobacterium sp. ML3W genome. Proteins encoded here:
- a CDS encoding RagB/SusD family nutrient uptake outer membrane protein produces the protein MKIKLKKTYLYFCLAATTALGSCAKDFLDKNPTDKIPESTFWKTQADADLALSGVYEFLCRGYNSTSSSNARGGWGGASMFWDGLSDDAFISSTSNNFNTISRGGLTSTTGGMQAEGYEISYQAIAACNKLIANIDRITSMSQQDRDRYKAETRFIRAHYYFLLTNLYGDVPLTLEPLGLDDASARLGRTEKSKVLEAVLADLDYAIEKLPNTAYKGHAVRGAALGYKAKVLLTNKKWAEAAEVAKMVMDENKFSIYQGGYRDLFRKPGQNSNPEIMFSARFLPPNMYSPADMMYSYLMTVQPLGYLVDSYYCIDGKDISTSAKYDAKNPYENRDPRLKATIIYQGVWRGTTASSAFDPVAADVKGGFLPRKYINEAKWPTSYATQSDQDWVFLRYADILLMYAEAKNESAGPEQTAVDALNQVRSRADVKMPLLQFSSGLTKEEFRTIIRHERRVELALEGQRYFDLKRWGLIKQVMDKTKDPDGAMRLFAERDTLWPVPQSEVDIAKSLGNDKFTQTKGF